GCAACACCACTTTGTTGTGCTATTTCGTACAATGTTATTGCTAAACCATCACTTGAGTCCATAGAAGCGTTGACCAACCCTGACTTGGCAATCTCTCTTGTAAGTTCAAACGGTGGGTTGGGGTTCAGCACACTATCAACACATTTCTTTCTTATGCGTAGTGGCAGGGGAAAACCCTCCAGCAGGTGTTTAAGACCCAGAGCAGTATAGCCAAACGGGCCTGTCGATATTACTATATCGCCCGGTTTTGCTCCAGCACGTGTTATATTTGTATTTGTACCACTCTGCCCATATACTATACAATCTATAGTAAGGCTTTTTGATTCATTAACATCACCAGCTATGAGTTTTAGAGAAAATTCGTCAGAAGCCTGCTTTAAACCCTGTACTATTTCCTCAACCTGTTTTCTGTTCGATATGCTCCTTGGAAGAGCCAGAGACACCATGAAACCCTCAGCTTTGGCGCCTTTAACTGCAAAGTCTGACAGACATGAAATAACAGCCTTTCTTGCGGCCTGTTTTAGTGTCATTTTGGATGGCATATCGCTATCCGCAACAAACATATCGACTTTCAACATTAGACTATGCCTATTAACAGCTATTGTTGCTACATCATCATACAGGCCCCTATCCTTAACAGAAGCACCAAACACTCTTCTTATAGTGTCTATTATCTCTAATTCATTCATGATGAGACGCCTATTGATGCTATCTCATGTTTAATATTATCAAGAATCATCTCAGCTTGCTCCTTGCTATCAGATTCTGCGGATAATCTAAGCACGTCTTCCGTCCTTGATGGTCTGATCAAGCACCATCCATTCCTCAGTACTATCTTCACACCATCTACAGTTATTGCATCGGGATACTTCTTTTTGAGATTCTTAATAACCATGAAGGCTGTATTTCTATCGAATTGAATCTTCGTTCTTATGGTGTAGTGCTGCGCGAAAAGCTCCTTTGCAGGTAATTTTTTCTGATTAAAATTCTTTAGTATGTGAGCTGCAGCCAGAAGCCCGTCTCTGCAAAAGCTAAATGACGGATCTATTACCCCCGCGCTACTGCCCTCTCCCCCGAGCACACAATCGTTTTTCAACATAGTATCTACTACGTTTGCTTCCCCAACTGGTGATATGTATACATGCAGTT
This region of Conexivisphaerales archaeon genomic DNA includes:
- a CDS encoding thiamine-phosphate kinase, which encodes MNELEIIDTIRRVFGASVKDRGLYDDVATIAVNRHSLMLKVDMFVADSDMPSKMTLKQAARKAVISCLSDFAVKGAKAEGFMVSLALPRSISNRKQVEEIVQGLKQASDEFSLKLIAGDVNESKSLTIDCIVYGQSGTNTNITRAGAKPGDIVISTGPFGYTALGLKHLLEGFPLPLRIRKKCVDSVLNPNPPFELTREIAKSGLVNASMDSSDGLAITLYEIAQQSGVA